A stretch of Imperialibacter roseus DNA encodes these proteins:
- the tpiA gene encoding triose-phosphate isomerase yields MRKKIVAGNWKMNKNLEEGHQLTSEVVNMVKDEVTSDVQVVLCTPFVHLNSISKLLAGSKNVMLGAQNCSEHASGAYTGETSVSMLKSVGTQFVIIGHSERREYFGETDALFAKKVDAVLAAGMTPIYCCGEKLEVREANDHIKLVTAQVSEALFHLSADALQKVVIAYEPVWAIGTGKTASSAQAQEMHAEIRAHLAGKYGKNVAEEITIQYGGSVKPDNAVEIFAQPDVDGGLIGGASLKSRDFVDIVKAMK; encoded by the coding sequence ATGAGAAAGAAGATTGTAGCAGGAAACTGGAAAATGAATAAGAACCTGGAAGAAGGACATCAGCTAACTTCCGAGGTGGTTAACATGGTGAAGGATGAAGTGACCAGCGACGTGCAGGTGGTTTTATGTACCCCTTTTGTTCATTTAAACTCTATCAGCAAACTTTTGGCAGGAAGTAAAAACGTAATGCTTGGTGCCCAAAACTGTAGCGAACATGCGTCAGGTGCTTACACAGGCGAAACGTCTGTTTCGATGCTCAAGTCTGTCGGCACTCAGTTTGTCATCATAGGCCACAGCGAGCGAAGAGAATACTTTGGAGAAACAGATGCTCTTTTTGCAAAAAAGGTTGATGCGGTGCTTGCAGCTGGCATGACTCCTATTTACTGCTGCGGAGAGAAGCTGGAAGTGCGTGAAGCCAACGATCATATTAAATTGGTAACTGCGCAGGTATCAGAAGCGCTTTTTCATCTTTCAGCAGATGCTCTTCAAAAAGTAGTGATTGCCTATGAGCCTGTTTGGGCTATCGGAACCGGTAAAACAGCCTCCTCTGCACAAGCGCAGGAAATGCATGCTGAAATCAGGGCTCACCTGGCTGGAAAATATGGCAAGAATGTTGCCGAAGAGATTACTATACAATACGGCGGCAGTGTGAAGCCGGACAATGCAGTCGAGATTTTTGCCCAGCCCGACGTGGATGGCGGACTGATCGGTGGCGCTTCTCTGAAGTCACGTGACTTTGTCGACATTGTAAAAGCAATGAAGTAA
- a CDS encoding O-acetylhomoserine aminocarboxypropyltransferase/cysteine synthase family protein, whose protein sequence is MSQLRFETLQLHAGQEVDSATQSRAVPIYQTTSYTFKNSEHGANLFALKEFGNIYTRIMNPTTDVFEKRIAALEGGVAAVATASGQAAQLLALHNILEAGQNLVSTNHLYGGTYNQFKVAFKRLGIDVRFVENDSPAEFEKLIDKNTRALYLETIGNPEFNIPDFEAIAAVAKKHNIPLVVDNTFGAGGYLFRPLEHGANVVVESATKWIGGHGTSIGGIIVDGGNFNWGNGKFKQFSEPSEGYHGLNFWEVFGEGNPLGLPNIAFAIRTRVEGLRDLGPAISPFNSFLLLQGIETLSLRLDRTVQNALELAQWLEKHPLVESVNYPGLASSKYHALAKKYLKRGFGGVLSFKVKGGKANAEKFVDSLKLVSHLANVGDSKTLIIHPASTTHQQLSEQEQLKAGVDPNLLRLSAGTEHVDDIKADLIQAFDQLKK, encoded by the coding sequence ATGTCACAATTAAGATTTGAAACACTGCAATTACATGCAGGGCAGGAAGTAGATTCAGCCACACAGTCGAGGGCGGTGCCTATTTATCAAACCACTTCCTATACATTCAAAAACTCTGAGCATGGTGCCAACCTGTTTGCCCTGAAAGAATTTGGGAACATCTACACACGGATCATGAATCCGACAACGGATGTTTTCGAGAAGAGAATAGCGGCCCTCGAAGGTGGTGTTGCTGCAGTGGCAACAGCATCGGGCCAGGCCGCACAGCTTTTGGCCTTGCACAACATTTTGGAAGCAGGCCAAAACCTGGTATCTACCAACCACTTGTACGGAGGCACCTATAATCAGTTCAAAGTTGCCTTCAAGAGGTTGGGGATTGACGTGAGGTTTGTAGAAAATGACTCACCGGCCGAGTTTGAAAAGCTAATCGACAAAAATACCAGAGCCCTCTACCTTGAAACGATAGGCAATCCGGAATTCAATATTCCCGATTTTGAAGCGATAGCAGCAGTAGCGAAGAAGCATAATATTCCTTTGGTGGTTGACAATACCTTTGGTGCGGGCGGCTACCTGTTTCGCCCGCTGGAGCATGGGGCCAATGTGGTGGTTGAATCTGCCACGAAGTGGATTGGTGGTCATGGCACAAGTATAGGAGGAATCATCGTTGACGGTGGAAACTTCAACTGGGGCAATGGAAAATTCAAGCAGTTTTCGGAGCCATCTGAAGGATACCATGGTTTGAACTTCTGGGAAGTGTTTGGTGAAGGAAATCCACTGGGGCTGCCCAACATTGCCTTTGCTATCCGAACCAGGGTGGAAGGTTTGCGTGACCTTGGCCCGGCCATAAGTCCGTTCAATTCTTTCCTTCTACTCCAGGGCATTGAGACACTTTCTCTCAGACTAGACAGAACTGTGCAGAACGCCCTTGAGTTGGCGCAATGGCTGGAGAAACATCCTCTGGTTGAAAGCGTGAACTACCCAGGACTTGCTAGCAGCAAATACCACGCATTGGCCAAGAAATACCTGAAAAGAGGCTTTGGTGGTGTGTTGTCATTCAAAGTCAAAGGAGGTAAGGCCAACGCAGAAAAGTTTGTCGATTCATTGAAACTCGTGAGCCACCTGGCCAACGTGGGTGACTCGAAAACCCTGATTATTCACCCGGCGTCGACGACGCACCAACAGTTGAGCGAGCAGGAGCAGCTAAAAGCTGGGGTTGACCCTAATTTGTTGCGACTGTCGGCTGGTACCGAGCATGTAGATGACATTAAAGCAGACTTGATACAGGCTTTTGACCAGCTTAAAAAGTAA
- a CDS encoding homoserine O-acetyltransferase family protein, with protein sequence MTYLPAIHPMAGRNFNPKEEDLVKITEELYRSTQPLKLESGRELTEYHLHYTTFGKLNPERNNVVWVCHALTGNSNPSEWWPGLFGPGKVYDPEKFFVICANMLGSCYGSTNALDKNPSTAKPYFHDFPTPTNRDIVGAFIQLRKSLGFEKVHTLIGGSMGGQQALEWAIIEPDVFENLIGVSTNAHHSPWGIAFNESQRMAIANDATFKESKPDAGLEGMKTARTIALLSYRHYLTYQRTQEEDTTEKTDDYLASSYQQYQGEKLKKRFNAYSYWRLSKAMDSHNVGRGRGSIEKALSQIKANSHFVGIRSDILFPIDEQVFLASHVDDASLDIIDSLYGHDGFLIEWEAIGASIEKFYKRVMVAV encoded by the coding sequence ATGACTTACCTCCCGGCTATACATCCAATGGCCGGGAGGAATTTTAACCCAAAAGAAGAGGACTTAGTGAAAATAACCGAGGAATTATACAGATCGACCCAGCCATTGAAACTTGAGTCCGGTCGGGAATTGACAGAGTACCATTTGCACTATACGACATTTGGTAAGCTAAACCCCGAAAGGAACAATGTTGTGTGGGTGTGTCATGCACTTACGGGCAATTCTAATCCTTCAGAGTGGTGGCCAGGGTTGTTTGGGCCCGGCAAAGTGTATGATCCTGAGAAGTTTTTTGTGATATGTGCCAACATGCTGGGGAGTTGCTACGGCTCAACCAATGCACTCGATAAAAACCCTTCGACAGCCAAGCCCTACTTTCACGATTTTCCCACGCCCACCAATAGAGACATAGTTGGCGCTTTTATTCAATTAAGAAAATCCCTCGGCTTTGAAAAGGTCCACACCCTCATTGGCGGCTCTATGGGAGGGCAGCAAGCACTGGAGTGGGCCATTATTGAGCCTGACGTGTTCGAGAACCTCATCGGGGTTTCCACCAACGCCCACCATTCACCCTGGGGCATTGCTTTCAACGAGTCGCAGAGGATGGCGATTGCGAACGACGCTACCTTTAAAGAAAGTAAACCGGATGCAGGACTTGAGGGAATGAAGACTGCCAGAACAATCGCCCTGCTTTCTTACAGGCACTACCTCACCTACCAAAGAACCCAGGAGGAGGACACAACAGAGAAAACGGACGACTATTTGGCGTCGAGTTATCAGCAGTACCAGGGAGAAAAGCTGAAGAAGCGTTTCAATGCCTATAGCTACTGGAGGCTATCAAAAGCGATGGATTCACATAACGTAGGCAGAGGCAGAGGCAGCATAGAGAAAGCACTTTCGCAGATAAAAGCCAACTCACACTTTGTTGGCATCAGGTCCGACATTTTGTTTCCCATAGATGAGCAGGTGTTTTTGGCCTCTCATGTCGACGATGCCTCGCTGGATATCATCGATTCGCTCTATGGGCACGATGGCTTTCTTATAGAATGGGAAGCCATTGGCGCTTCTATTGAGAAGTTTTATAAGAGGGTGATGGTGGCGGTGTAG